The stretch of DNA AGAGAGACGAAAAGAGAATTATGTGAAGTTGTGGAAGTTGTTTGgctaaatgacatttttttgtagAGAACATGGATTAGATCAGAATGGTCTCATTCTTTCTTTTGCCCGTCTTTATCATTGTTCTGTATCAAACACCTCATTTACACCTGGTATTAAAATGGAATCTGTATCTGGACACGTTATCCGGATAATAAACGATCCAGTCTCCAGAACTAAACCTGTGTGAGTGAATCAGTTCCAGAATCAACTTTGAGAGTTGTTGAGTTTGAGGAAAATGTATAAACTCTATTAATTCGTCACATTTTGTAAATTCTGCAAATGTAACGCATCAAGTTCTTCCTTTGTTTGTATAAAAATAGTGTCAGTTTGTGAAACTAAAACTAAATAACATGTAAGAATTtagattaaatgttttctttctgtgatTGACAAATGCAGAAGGTAATTATCTGCCCACTGGGGCTGTATTATAATCAATTCTGAACTGTTAAAAGTGGGaattatattataatttaaaacaaaacaaacaggaatcTTAATAGGCAGATTAAACCTTCGGTGCATGAAGTCAGCGGGACAGACGAGTGTATAATGTGCGAGATCTGGTTATTTTAAttgcaaaacatattttagtaTTTAACAATTATCCCAGACTTTGTGCGTCTCCTCTTCCCTTTGCAATTTTGAATTTATGATGCcatgtctcataacaacaaaGAGATACAAGGATGATAATCAGCTGGAACTGTGGATAAAGGCTTTGGTGGTGCGGACATAAACATGGCCTCCAAATATCTGACAACTGTAGAGGACGCCATGAATAAATGGGCAAATCTCCGACATGTTTCTCCTTAATTTCTTATCCAGATAACGTGTCCAATTGTACTTTAAAgagatattccggtgtaaatttaatccatggtctaacacaccgtgaaactgtgttagacttcctctcgagagatcaagttagcagaccgctaatttacggagttttatcaacctcagaaacgaccgcacgacaacaatacactgcagtaaatggatccaaatataaaccgccaccaaaaagccacaaataatgcttagaacagcaccaaacttcagcaacagtacaaatagggtctcagcacatagtccggggcatctaacctccgctagcttagctggatttctattgtgaagctaaaaacagatttcaactctcctccatcagtttccgggtcggggaagtcccgacgtgacgattaccgagtgcggttagaaatgctcaattccgttcttttccctgtccgctctcgataataactgttataaactggcaggtaagacacatatgaactttgattgcttttccatggagtcataatcatacattttcatccatgagccgcggaaatctactgcactcggtaatcgactcgtcgggacttcccgtcaacaggaagctgctgcagaagagtggtaaatttagtcagcttttcagtagaaatccagctacgctagcggaggttagatgccccggactatgtgctgagaccctatttgtactgttgctgaagtttggtgctgttctgagcattatttgtggctttttggtggcggtttatatttggatccatttactgcagtgtattgttgtcttgcggtcgtttctgaggttgataaaactctgtaaattagcggtctgctagcTTGAtatctcgagagggagtctaacacagtttcacggtgatttagaccatggattaaatttacaccagaatatccctttaataccAGGTGTAGACGGGGTGTTTGGGGTGATTAAGGGGAGGATGTAAACATGATTCCTTTGGGTTTCTCTGATGGTCGACAGTCAACAGTAAAGACGACACACAGCTTCACGTCATCGCTAAGCAGTAGGCAGTGTAGGAGTTCACAGCGCAGTGACCACAGTGAACAATGCCACTGAAGACACTGCAAACAACAGACATACGAACAGTAACACCCTGTTGTGAATCTCTAGTATCAGTAGCTTCACTGGTTGCGGAGTGGTCGCTCCTTGAAGGCAGAGCTATAGATATACAGAGTAAGGCAAACTTGGTTTCGGGTCGATCCTTCGGAGCCATATTCGCACCAAATGTTCCAAGGCCGTTACATCCTCTCTCTTTAAAACTCAGTGTAACTACCATGGAGCTTTTAGCGCTAACATCGAGCAGGCAGTTCCCCAAAGCTATGTATGTCTATGGCTCTGCTCCATGGCAGCCGGGCCGAGGACGTCTCCTCGAGAAAACGGATCAACCAGCTTCAGAGAGTAAAGCTTCATCTAGAGAAAAGGCTTGTTATGGTGGAGATGTGGACTGAGACCGGTCAGGTACCGTCAGAGCAGACAACACAAGGCCAGGGGGACGAGCGCCGCCAACAGGAAGTAGGTGACTCTGTAGAGGTGGAGCGGAGAGAAGGTCACCATGGCGACGGCCAaggggagagggaggcaggTAGTCACATGAAGGAGTTTACTggaagagatgaagagggaAGTTAAAGCAGAATCCCCGGAAACTATAGTGATTATACGAGTCGATCTCTGTGCTGGTGGTGATGCGTTCTCACCTGTTGCTGAGTATTAAAGTGTTGCAGTTAATAAGCAGCGTGTACACAATAATTACAGGCACAAAGTGTGGCCAGCAAGGGTCCGGATCCAACTGGGCGGAGTACCTGCAGACGATCAGAACGACAAAATCAAAAGTTATACAGACAcgtttcacactgccgtttgcatgcggggatcctgcgccaattctccacaAAGTTTGAAAGTCTGTGTGAAAGtgtcagatgcggagaggggggaaatttcgctccggcgctgatccgcctctggaggtagtatcagggccgcattattggtgaaccgtcccagtgtgaacggataatccggaggcgcggagcgagggcgtgtcggtctgacagtctgataactgcacaggtccttcactcaactaaatacagagaaatgtcccacaaagcaacgttacaggaccgaacaaaagtaacgtagtaactgtaactgtctttggcaacttatatgaggaaaacaaatataacagctgtacgtggagaagcgtcgtcctcccgcctgtcctactgactcttcgtcacatttctgcccgagaaaacagcctccgtccctgcgagtgacagagtcagacagcgtcctgtttactgatggtgattatgtataattatgtaatttagcacgaaaaacttcactctgtcactttccaggatatttggtgggtcaggatctcaatcactacacattataacagcatccatatgattataaactgtccgggggtttagattgacagggggaacacctgggatacaccgacgtcatcaacatgacgtgtactgtcacgcctctttaggagccgcagcgccggctttcagCGAGAATTACAGGCggtaaggcggagatgcttcactctgtgtgaatcaccatcggcagagaattggcgctCTGGAGATAacgcggagacgctgtgtaaaaaagGGCTACTGTTTCCCACTGCACCACGTCTGGATTAGACGTGGAGGACGCTGAGAAGACTTTGGTATGTTATATTTGATATCTGACAACTTACATGCACTTTGAAATTGAGGTTGTTGTTATTCAAACTCAATTTACTGAAGCAAAGAACGTCATAAATACCTGAAGGTGCAAATATCAGCTGAGCAATTAACTCATAGCCAGAGCTAGTTAGAGaaagtgctgctgtgtttttgtcgTAGatgacataaatataaatgaaagaTTTAGAAGTGAGTCATTGTTCCTTCGTCTCTACAGCTTCTACGCTGCACAGCGAGCATCACAGCGGGCTCTCTTACCTGATTACAGCCGCAGCCTGTCGGGATGAAAGCATCTCAGGTCTAACTGGAAAATTGTCCTCGACCTTATTTGCATAATTGGTCTTAACAAATCAGGTACTTAACTGTCGCTGTGGCCGCTCCTGTTTATGTACATGTAGACATTTTTCTTAACAGCTAACGCTAATTAGCATTCTTAATACACACAGCCGAGCGGGAGCTTTGACTCTCCCACACGCTCTGTGCTTTGATACTGTACCTCAGGTTGCGGATCCAGTGGATGAGTGACGGTGCGATGAGCATGAGAGGCAGCGTGAGCAGCGCCGACAGGCAGAGGTGCAGCTGTAAGTCGTCCCTCACCTCTTGCAGCGCGCACTCAGACAGCAGGGGGGCGCCGTTACATTCTTTAGACTTGCTTAAGGATTCGGCGTCGACTTTCCCGTTCTCAGTGTCTTTGTGCTTCCCCGGTGCCTGAAAGGATGATTGAACACTTTAAGTAATTTCAGCTTGAGTTTGAGACGAACCAGGCTACAttttcaaactgaaaatcttacCAGATTCAGCATGTGACTCAAAGATCTCTCTGTCATTTGTAGCCTTAATACCTGagcatgcaaacaaacacagtgtgaagagatTCAACAGACTCAATGACTGAATTAGTGATGCTTCTCTGTAAATTGACTGGAAAGGTCTTCATTTGTACGATACCGTCAACTTCTAAATCATTTTGTCAATCGATTATTcaggttgtgtgtttgtatttagcAAAATAAGTCACAGCTTTTATGATACCAGCTctttaaacatgaatattttctgttttctttccttcactTTGACAGTAAACTTAACACCTTTGGGttgtagacaaaacaagacgtcATATCGGGCTCTGTGAAACACTTATTGACATTCCCGACCAAGAAAACAAATGgaataatcaagaaaataattgtaAAGCTCTATTAGTATGTCCTAAAACTCACCCTGTAGAGGTGAAGCAGGAAGGCTACAAACATCGACAGCGCTCCACAGGAAGTCCCGCCTATAACAGTCAGACACAGAGTGATGATGAGCTGCGTCCGAGGTCTCAGAGTGCCACAGTCTCTGGAGACGGACGGTCTggagggaaaacagaaaacaagaatCAAAAGTCAGAACACACAACTATTAAAGGACGCTTCAAATCAAATGCCTCGATGTTTTAACTGTTCAGCTTCACCTGTGCAGCGGAGCTAAAACCAGTGAGACCAGTCGCATCATGAGACGCAGGAGTGCGCTGCCCCAGTACGCGACAGCTGCCCCGAAGATGTACAGCAGAGGGGACAGGAAGTGAGGCCACTCTTCAGCTGGGACCGCGTTCTCGTTAAATGTTGCATCAGGGGTGGTCGGAGGGAGCGAGTCCATGAGGGGGAGGCAGAGACCAGACCAGACCTCCTGAAACCAGCTACAgctgagggaggaaggaggaggagttaCAGTTATGCTGTTTCCAAGAGCAAGAATGAATCTCCACGTTTTCGAAGCGTACCTCAGTAAGATGTGCAGGATATAAACGGGCAGATTGACTTTGTGAGGCTGCAGGCCTTTGCCCACCACCTGGCTCATGTCTGCAGCTCGCCTCGTCTTCAAGATGGTGGACAGCTGCCCCCCGCAGGCCAGGAGGAGGGTTACAGCCGTGTACACCGGCACCATGGGCCCACAGAACCTCAGGATCTGTCAGAGAGGATGACACAGATCTGTGTTTATCCTGAAGTGCCAGTGTCAGAGTGCGCtcaaaataaaaggaaacataAGAATAACAAACTTTTAAGACAAAGAAAGTCGTACCTGTCCGAGCACTCTGGGTAATGAAGTCCTTACTGACACCTGAGGTTAAAAATCAGAGGACATCAGAACAGATCATCTTTTAACCTCCGTACTGATGATTAAAACATTAGTCATAGTGAATTCATACCTTATACTGGCAGTTGGGGGCAGtgtggagctggaggaggacacCTGAGCTGTTGTCTGGACGACTTGTGTGGAGCATCCCTGAGATCTCAGTCACTGACGGCACGCTGagaacagaaagacagaaacactgagTACGACACGTAGATGTGCCAGAATAAGAAACAACAGAGCAGAACTCACCTGACTGTGGTTAAAGAATCCTCTCGAAACCACGGCACGTTTATTCTGTACACATTGGGAAGTCtatctgcagacagacagagattatCGTTTGATTTTAAACATGTGCACATGAGCCGGACTGTGCATCAGAAGACAAACTTACCTTTATGAACTTTACACTGGCTTGCGACTGTGATCCTGAACGCCTGATAGACCTGCAGACACAGAGCCGCTCAGACGTTAGAGGCAGCAGGAACAGAGACACTGAGTGAAACAAGCAGGTGAGGCGACGAGAGCTACCTGGTGAAAGTGCTGCAGCTTGATGGTGTGAAGAAGCCCAGACGAGTTCACTGTAACATCGCTGACAGTCaaacctgaaaaacaacaattacTATAAAGGAATCTGTGCTTACTTCTTCTAGATTTTAAAGATAAAGCGCCAACAGTGCGACAACTCACCGAAGGACAAGACATGCGGCACCGGGACGGACTGAGTCTGAGATTCTTGTCTCTGCCACTCGCACTCCACCGTGAACTGTTGACCAGATTAACATTTTAATGCCGTCTGTACAATCAACATAACCGATGAAGTGAGATTAATCTTTTCCTAAAGACTTTTTAAAGCAGTTTCATTTCTGATTACACCAGCAGCTGTAACCgaggtaaaaaaacaacaaaacattgtaaagACATTCGTGGTTACCAGATGATGAATCCCCTGATTTCTTCCTGAACaatgaggttgacattttggTTTGTAGTGAAACAACAACTCAATATTGGTTGTCCAATTTTATCAGCTGATACCGGCCTATTAAAGATTCACGATATCTGAAAAAATTAGCATTTAATTGACATTAAATCTGGATTAGACGCTCACGTTCCCCTTAGAAAGGTTTGTAATATCTCTTCAAGATTTTAATTGGTCATTACACtagtttatgaccaaatacagACAAAAGTACAGACATTCTCATCTtcctcagctgtactttatAACTTCATTATGTATCTTTTAATTTGCAAAGTACATTTTTGACATAACTTCTTTCACATCAGCCAGAAAATCacaattacagaaaaaatacaataaaaacaatgtttgtagCTGCATCTGATTCACTGACTGATGCAACATGTGAAATGTGTGGTTTGCtccttgttgttgttaatgtaatttgtaaaaTCAAGTTACGTCACTCCACGGATCCTGCTGTATGTTGGAATATTGATTTTTCTGGTCTACTGTGCACCCAGGAGAGCAGCACTGCTGAGCAGAGGCAAGAccagcaaaacaaacagagacagacaacagaaagacgaggagaggaagaaTCTCATCATCAGAGAGTCTCTGTACCTGTTTGCCGTTGAGGTTGGAGGCCGAAACAACCAGATGAGTAACAGAAGACAAGTCAGTGAGGCTGAGAATCAGGACCTGAGGAGGAGAACAGACGGCTGTGATcagcctgcagcagctcagactggactggacgACGTCTCTTTAGAGGATAAATACCTTGTACGGAGGCAGAAGCTCGGTTCCCATGGACAGATCCACCGCATGCACGCTGGGAAATCCAAAGAGCATGAATGAAGAGTAAGGAAACTGTTTTATCATCCAAAATGATCACGAAAGGGGAAAACAGGAGACGGAGAAAAAGATATAATCCTGATCTTACCACGAAGAACCGTTCCTGTGCGTGCAGCCGTAGACCCAGCTGGTCATCTCCTGTTGCACACAACGATAAATCAGAGTCAAGAATAATCTGCTTTCTGCTTCATTTTACTACATTCGCAGATATACATCTCTATGAATCACACGTCTGGACACTCACCAGGTTGTTGCTCCGGCAGTAAAAGTGGCTGTAAGCTTTCCTGCGACTCGACAGAGCAAACAGGAAGTATTTGACTTGTCcttcctgcaggaggagagcaaCACTGAGGATGACC from Sparus aurata chromosome 9, fSpaAur1.1, whole genome shotgun sequence encodes:
- the pgap1 gene encoding GPI inositol-deacylase encodes the protein MSDTQSPNRTMKLAAVAFYVFAAGLLAVGLRELLTGFEENRCSMTYMFEYPEYRRVALPRRVARLYPAYGLYLYGEGLYAQETRALKLTGAPVLFLPGNAGSYKQARSLGSVALRKAENMEGGLHFNVFTVDFNEELVALYGGSLLRQTHFLHESIKAILRLYKHLKTPPQSVVVVGHSMGGVVARALYTLPRFNTNLVSLIITQASPHLAPVLALDPYLLDFYSAVRQKWQNQANKLRNVTVLSVGGGYRDYQVRSGLTSLSCPPGDPNKLSLVATAVPRTWVSTDHLSIVWCKELVLATVRAFFDLINPETRQFTENPEKKLSVLNHHFIRHPVREVGETQDTSISILDFPEAWSEVNTLRLAYSTPKEGQVKYFLFALSSRRKAYSHFYCRSNNLEMTSWVYGCTHRNGSSCVHAVDLSMGTELLPPYKVLILSLTDLSSVTHLVVSASNLNGKQFTVECEWQRQESQTQSVPVPHVLSFGLTVSDVTVNSSGLLHTIKLQHFHQVYQAFRITVASQCKVHKDRLPNVYRINVPWFREDSLTTVSVPSVTEISGMLHTSRPDNSSGVLLQLHTAPNCQYKVSVRTSLPRVLGQILRFCGPMVPVYTAVTLLLACGGQLSTILKTRRAADMSQVVGKGLQPHKVNLPVYILHILLSCSWFQEVWSGLCLPLMDSLPPTTPDATFNENAVPAEEWPHFLSPLLYIFGAAVAYWGSALLRLMMRLVSLVLAPLHRPSVSRDCGTLRPRTQLIITLCLTVIGGTSCGALSMFVAFLLHLYRVLRLQMTERSLSHMLNLAPGKHKDTENGKVDAESLSKSKECNGAPLLSECALQEVRDDLQLHLCLSALLTLPLMLIAPSLIHWIRNLRYSAQLDPDPCWPHFVPVIIVYTLLINCNTLILSNSKLLHVTTCLPLPLAVAMVTFSPLHLYRVTYFLLAALVPLALCCLL